From Gopherus evgoodei ecotype Sinaloan lineage unplaced genomic scaffold, rGopEvg1_v1.p scaffold_191_arrow_ctg1, whole genome shotgun sequence, the proteins below share one genomic window:
- the CTDNEP1 gene encoding CTD nuclear envelope phosphatase 1 isoform X1 — MMRTQCLLGLRSFLAFATKLWSFLLYLLRRQVRTVIQYQTVRYDVLPLSPAARNRLNQVKRKVLVLDLDETLIHSHHDGVMRPTVRPGTPPDFILKVVIDKHPVRFFVHKRPHVDFFLEVVSQWYELVVFTASMEIYGSAVADKLDNNRSILKRRYYRQHCTLELGSYIKDLSVVHSDLSSVVILDNSPGAYRSHPDNAIPIKSWFSDPSDTALLNLLPMLDALRFTADVRSVLSRNLHQHRLW; from the exons atgATGCGGACCCAGTGTCTGCTCGGCCTGCGCAGCTTCCTGGCCTTCGCCACCAAGCTCTGGAGCTTCCTGCTCTACCTGCTGCGGCGGCAGGTCCGCACC GTGATCCAGTACCAGACGGTGCGCTATGACGTGCTCCCTCTCTCCCCGGCTGCACGCAACCGGCTCA ACCAGGTGAAGCGGAAGGTCCTGGTGCTGGACCTGGACGAGACGTTGATCCACTCCCACCACGATGGGGTGATGCGCCCCACCGTGCGGCCCGGGACCCCTCCCGACTTCATCCTCAAG GTTGTGATAGACAAACACCCCGTCCGCTTTTTTGTACATAAGAGGCCGCACGTGGATTTTTTCCTAGAAGTG GTGAGCCAGTGGTACGAGCTGGTGGTGTTCACGGCCAGCATGGAGATCTACGGCTCCGCGGTGGCCGACAAGCTGGACAACAACAGGAGTATCCTCAAGAGAAGGTATTACCGGCAG cactgcactttGGAGCTGGGCAGCTACATCAAGGACCTGTCGGTGGTGCACAGTGACCTGTCGAGTGTCGTCATCCTGGACAACTCGCCGGGCGCCTACCGGAGCCATCCAG ACAACGCCATCCCCATCAAGTCATGGTTCAGCGACCCCAGCGACACGGCCCTGCTcaacctgctgcccatgctggACGCCCTGAG gttcACAGCGGACGTGCGGTCGGTGCTGAGCCGGAACCTCCATCAGCACCGCCTCTGGTGA
- the ELP5 gene encoding elongator complex protein 5: MLGELVAGATGGLVLIQDTAECEGHSLLKTFVAASAHRGESVHIFGFEIPEEELLAGFDPDMTVRLLYQDGFTDPLRWTGEAGGFGAEEFTALGVAGRLARGPAGPVTVVLDSLSWLLLRQPLPAVCQTLGRIPRAAASAGLRVTRILALLHEDLHPPGLVETLRSLAQAVVGVRPAPEGIGSGEDAPRLASMLQRKGTGKVLTKEEYFTVLAGFTPKALGEPTGSVPRDEDADPHSTVDPTANLTFNLRLSDTERRARDGMPLPFHFSAQKKSSLLEASTSGGKIYYEPDAADDLDEEDPDDDLDV; this comes from the exons atGCTGGGCGAGCTGGTGGCTGGGGCAACGGGGGGGCTCGTCCTCATTCAGg ACACCGCTGAGTGCGAGGGCCACAGCCTGCTCAAGACCTTTGTGGCAGCTTCGGCGCACAG GGGGGAATCCGTCCACATTTTCGGCTTCGAAATCCCTGAGGAAGAATTGCTGGCCGGCTTTGACCCTGACATGACCGTGCG GCTGCTATATCAGGATGGCTTCACAGACCCCCTGCGCTGGACCGGGGAGGCCGGGGGCTTCGGGGCGGAGGAGTTCACAGCGCTGGGGGTGGCGGGACGCCTGGCCCGGGGACCCGCGGGACCTGTCACCGTCGTCCTGGACTCGCTCAGCTGGCTTCTGCTGCGCCAGCCTCTGCCTGCTGTCTGCCAGACGCTGGGACGGATCCCGAGGGCGGCTGCCAGCGCAG GCCTGCGGGTGACGAGGATCTTGGCCTTGCTGCACGAAGACCTGCACCCCCCGGGCCTGGTGGAGACCCTCCGCTCCCTGGCCCAAGCCGTGGTGGGGGTGAGGCCGGCCCCAGAGGGCATCGGGAGTGGGGAGGACGCCCCCCGTCTGGCCTCCATGCTGCAGCGTAAGGGGACCGGGAAGGTCCTCACAAAG GAGGAATATTTCACAGTCCTGGCCGGCTTCACCCCAAAAGCCCTTGGGGAGCCCACGGGGAGTGTGCCCCGAGATGAGGATGCTGACCCCCACTCCACG GTGGACCCCACCGCCAACCTAACCTTCAACCTGCGGCTGTCGGACACGGAGCGCCGGGCCCGGGACGGGATGCCACTGCCCTTCCACTTCAGCGCCCAAAA GAAGTCATCTCTGTTGGAGGCCTCGACCAGTGGCGGGAAGATCTACTACGAACCAGACGCTGCGGACGACCTGGACGAAGAGGATCCGGACGATGACCTGGACGTGTGA
- the CTDNEP1 gene encoding CTD nuclear envelope phosphatase 1 isoform X2: MMRTQCLLGLRSFLAFATKLWSFLLYLLRRQVIQYQTVRYDVLPLSPAARNRLNQVKRKVLVLDLDETLIHSHHDGVMRPTVRPGTPPDFILKVVIDKHPVRFFVHKRPHVDFFLEVVSQWYELVVFTASMEIYGSAVADKLDNNRSILKRRYYRQHCTLELGSYIKDLSVVHSDLSSVVILDNSPGAYRSHPDNAIPIKSWFSDPSDTALLNLLPMLDALRFTADVRSVLSRNLHQHRLW, encoded by the exons atgATGCGGACCCAGTGTCTGCTCGGCCTGCGCAGCTTCCTGGCCTTCGCCACCAAGCTCTGGAGCTTCCTGCTCTACCTGCTGCGGCGGCAG GTGATCCAGTACCAGACGGTGCGCTATGACGTGCTCCCTCTCTCCCCGGCTGCACGCAACCGGCTCA ACCAGGTGAAGCGGAAGGTCCTGGTGCTGGACCTGGACGAGACGTTGATCCACTCCCACCACGATGGGGTGATGCGCCCCACCGTGCGGCCCGGGACCCCTCCCGACTTCATCCTCAAG GTTGTGATAGACAAACACCCCGTCCGCTTTTTTGTACATAAGAGGCCGCACGTGGATTTTTTCCTAGAAGTG GTGAGCCAGTGGTACGAGCTGGTGGTGTTCACGGCCAGCATGGAGATCTACGGCTCCGCGGTGGCCGACAAGCTGGACAACAACAGGAGTATCCTCAAGAGAAGGTATTACCGGCAG cactgcactttGGAGCTGGGCAGCTACATCAAGGACCTGTCGGTGGTGCACAGTGACCTGTCGAGTGTCGTCATCCTGGACAACTCGCCGGGCGCCTACCGGAGCCATCCAG ACAACGCCATCCCCATCAAGTCATGGTTCAGCGACCCCAGCGACACGGCCCTGCTcaacctgctgcccatgctggACGCCCTGAG gttcACAGCGGACGTGCGGTCGGTGCTGAGCCGGAACCTCCATCAGCACCGCCTCTGGTGA